Proteins found in one Enterococcus sp. 9D6_DIV0238 genomic segment:
- the nagA gene encoding N-acetylglucosamine-6-phosphate deacetylase, whose translation MRTFIFAEKFFLKSDVKGPGYLEITDGIFGDYYKEVPESDAKVIKEEGKWIAPGLVDTHIHGYMNHDVMDNDAEGLKVMSEGLLSCGVTSFLPTTLTSSKERLKDVAQTIGEVYQDVPGAKVQGIYFEGPFFTEEHKGAQNPSYFGDPDLDTFNEWQEASGGLIKKIALAPERKGVKEFVKAVTDEGVVVALGHSDATLEQATEAVEAGASVFVHAYNGMRGLNHREPGMVGALMSLNHVFSELICDGHHVHPNAADILMEKAGHDHVALITDCMMAGGMPDGNYNLGEFPVVVKDGTARLETGNLAGSILKLKEAIKNVVNWEIATPEQAIMMATLVPAVSCKIDDQCGMIAKGRDADFIVLEPTMELAATYLDGVERYRK comes from the coding sequence ATGAGAACGTTTATCTTTGCTGAAAAGTTCTTTTTGAAAAGCGATGTAAAAGGACCTGGCTATTTAGAAATTACCGATGGTATTTTTGGAGATTATTATAAGGAAGTCCCAGAATCAGATGCAAAAGTGATCAAAGAAGAAGGCAAATGGATCGCTCCCGGATTGGTCGATACACATATTCACGGGTATATGAATCATGATGTCATGGACAATGATGCAGAAGGCTTGAAAGTAATGTCAGAAGGCTTATTGTCTTGCGGCGTAACATCATTTTTACCAACAACACTGACATCAAGTAAAGAACGCTTGAAAGATGTAGCCCAAACGATCGGAGAAGTGTATCAAGATGTTCCTGGTGCGAAAGTACAAGGAATCTATTTTGAAGGACCTTTCTTTACAGAAGAACATAAAGGAGCGCAAAATCCTAGCTATTTTGGTGATCCTGATTTAGATACCTTCAACGAATGGCAAGAAGCTTCCGGCGGATTGATCAAGAAGATCGCTCTTGCTCCTGAGCGTAAGGGAGTAAAGGAATTCGTCAAAGCTGTGACAGATGAAGGCGTTGTTGTTGCTTTAGGACACAGCGATGCGACGCTGGAACAAGCAACAGAGGCTGTTGAAGCTGGAGCTAGTGTTTTTGTTCATGCGTATAATGGGATGAGAGGCTTAAATCATCGTGAACCAGGTATGGTTGGTGCGTTGATGTCCTTAAATCATGTATTTTCTGAATTGATTTGTGATGGGCATCATGTACATCCAAATGCAGCAGATATCTTGATGGAAAAAGCAGGGCATGATCACGTTGCTTTGATTACAGACTGTATGATGGCTGGTGGTATGCCTGACGGTAATTATAACTTAGGTGAATTTCCAGTTGTAGTTAAAGATGGAACTGCCCGTTTAGAAACTGGTAATTTAGCTGGAAGTATCTTGAAGCTGAAAGAAGCAATCAAGAATGTTGTGAACTGGGAAATTGCTACACCAGAACAAGCAATCATGATGGCAACATTAGTGCCGGCAGTCAGCTGTAAGATCGATGATCAATGCGGAATGATTGCAAAAGGACGAGATGCAGACTTTATCGTGTTAGAACCAACGATGGAACTAGCAGCGACCTATTTAGATGGAGTCGAAAGATACCGTAAGTAA
- a CDS encoding helix-turn-helix domain-containing protein, whose product MDSFGAVIKEIRKNRKLTQKMLSEDICSQSVLSRIENNEELPNVVVMQQLCQRLGVTIDQIMQFKSDDVRLLTQMFEKIADYFRHKEYSKIMDYMEATKIEDRLHLDTDWQRYYYYLGSCKFYLHNNYEQAIFDLKKGLSYTYQSNKDNLSDFEIQVISCIGSTYGSIGKINEAEKYLKLSIHYFHKLPNERVNAELTKIFYNYAKFLKDQGRLDDAQIYIDQGIVWSRYRNSYYYLSELFQLKSQLMLAKGIIDKAKEYEALSEQIRHIETIKI is encoded by the coding sequence ATGGACTCTTTTGGAGCAGTTATTAAAGAAATTCGTAAGAATCGAAAATTAACACAAAAGATGTTGTCAGAAGATATTTGCTCACAGAGCGTATTAAGCAGAATCGAAAATAACGAAGAATTGCCTAATGTTGTTGTTATGCAGCAACTTTGTCAACGCTTAGGTGTGACGATCGATCAAATTATGCAGTTTAAATCAGATGATGTTCGGCTGCTGACTCAAATGTTTGAAAAAATCGCTGATTATTTTCGTCATAAAGAATACAGTAAAATCATGGATTACATGGAGGCGACAAAAATCGAAGATCGTCTTCATTTAGATACAGATTGGCAGCGCTATTATTATTATTTAGGTAGTTGTAAATTTTATCTCCACAATAATTATGAACAGGCGATATTCGATCTAAAAAAAGGGCTATCGTATACGTACCAATCAAATAAAGACAATCTATCAGATTTTGAAATTCAGGTGATCAGCTGTATCGGCAGTACTTATGGCAGTATTGGTAAAATAAATGAAGCTGAAAAATATTTAAAGCTTAGCATTCACTATTTTCATAAATTGCCAAATGAACGGGTAAATGCTGAACTGACAAAAATATTCTATAATTACGCAAAATTCTTAAAGGATCAGGGACGGTTGGATGATGCTCAAATATATATCGATCAAGGAATCGTCTGGTCTCGCTATAGAAATAGCTATTACTATTTAAGTGAGCTATTTCAATTGAAGAGTCAATTGATGCTGGCTAAAGGAATCATTGATAAAGCGAAAGAATACGAGGCACTATCTGAACAAATCCGACACATCGAAACAATTAAAATCTAA